The Erythrolamprus reginae isolate rEryReg1 chromosome 3, rEryReg1.hap1, whole genome shotgun sequence genome contains a region encoding:
- the ARC gene encoding activity-regulated cytoskeleton-associated protein encodes MMQVENFNHGNLHSSQGHRGVAHNKPNVILQIGKCRAEMLEHVRRTHRHLLTEVSKQVERELKGLQKSVGKLENNLDDHVPSAAENQRWKKSIKACLARCQETIAHLERWVKREINVWKEVFFRLEKWADRLESGGGKYFRDEQCRQTVSVGVGAPEIQSSQEEIYDYALDLSQMYALTPPPMGEDPSVLQAHDTYQWITVPDDTPPSPVETQIFEDPREFLTHLEDYLKQVGGTEEYWLSQIQNHMNGPAKKWWEYKQDSVKNWLEFKKEFLQYSEGTLTRDAIKEELDLPQKEGEPLDQFLWRKRDLYQTLYIEAEEEEVIQYVVGTLQPKLKRFLSHPYPKTLEQLIQRGKEVEGTLKHSEEPSPKHQLEGSVESLPPSSTASPVASDETHPDVSVSPVTVI; translated from the coding sequence ATGATGCAGGTGGAGAACTTCAACCATGGGAACCTCCATTCTTCCCAGGGCCATCGCGGGGTGGCCCACAACAAGCCCAACGTCATCCTCCAGATAGGGAAGTGCAGGGCTGAGATGTTAGAGCATGTGAGGAGAACCCATAGGCACCTCCTGACCGAGGTGTCCAAGCAGGTAGAGAGGGAGCTGAAGGGCCTCCAGAAATCAGTGGGGAAACTAGAGAACAACCTAGATGACCATGTTCCTTCAGCCGCGGAGAACCAGAGATGGAAAAAATCCATCAAGGCTTGCCTGGCTAGGTGTCAGGAGACCATCGCTCACCTGGAGAGGTGGGTCAAGAGGGAGATCAATGTCTGGAAGGAAGTCTTCTTCCGCTTGGAGAAATGGGCTGACCGCTTGGAATCCGGTGGGGGAAAGTACTTCCGGGATGAACAATGCAGGCAAACGGTCTCGGTAGGGGTAGGGGCCCCAGAAATCCAAAGCAGCCAAGAGGAGATTTATGATTATGCCTTAGATCTGAGTCAGATGTATGCCCTGACTCCTCCTCCGATGGGGGAAGACCCTAGCGTGCTTCAGGCCCATGACACCTACCAGTGGATCACTGTTCCAGATGATACCCCGCCCTCTCCAGTGGAGACCCAGATTTTTGAGGACCCCAGGGAATTCCTGACTCATCTGGAGGACTATCTGAAGCAGGTGGGTGGGACAGAAGAATATTGGCTCTCCCAGATCCAGAACCACATGAACGGGCCCGCCAAAAAGTGGTGGGAATACAAGCAGGACTCTGTCAAGAACTGGCTGGAATTTAAGAAAGAGTTCCTCCAGTACAGTGAGGGTACCTTGACAAGGGATGCCATCAAAGAGGAACTGGATCTGCCCCAGAAAGAAGGGGAACCCCTCGACCAGTTCCTCTGGCGCAAAAGGGACCTCTACCAAACCCTCTACATAgaggctgaggaagaggaggtcATCCAGTATGTCGTGGGGACCCTCCAACCCAAACTCAAGCGTTTCCTTAGCCACCCTTACCCCAAAACTTTAGAACAGCTGATCCAACGGGGCAAGGAAGTTGAGGGCACTCTCAAACATTCCGAGGAGCCCAGTCCCAAACACCAGTTAGAAGGATCTGTGGAAAGTTTGCCTCCTTCTTCTACGGCTAGCCCCGTTGCTAGTGATGAAACCCATCCAGATGTCTCTGTTTCGCCAGTCACGGTCATCTGA